Below is a window of Jonesiaceae bacterium BS-20 DNA.
GAGTGAAAAGGTCACGACATTCTCCGTGCCTGCGGATATAGCACCACTTCGCATTTGCGAAGGTTTTGCCGATAGAGCGCGGATCAACGCGCAACCACTATGAGGAGTAACAGTGAGCAAGGTTCTTGAAGAACTGCAATGGCGAGGTCTAGTTAGCCAGCACACGGACATTGAGGCGCTTAGCCAAGCGCTCGAGGCCGGCCCTGTTACCTACTATTGCGGCTTTGACCCAACCGCGCCCAGCTTGCACCACGGACACTTGGTTCAGCTGGTGCTCCTGCGCCACCTGCAACTTGCCGGCCACAACCCGGTTGCACTCGTTGGGGGAGCGACCGGCCTGATCGGTGACCCGCGTATGTCCGGGGAACGCGTACTGAATTCCAAGGAAGTAGTTGCGGACTGGGTGCAGCGCCTGCAAACCCAGATTTCCAAGTTCCTCTCATTCGAGGGGGACAACGCTGCGGTCATGGTGAATAACCTGGACTGGCACGCGGAGCTTTCCGCTCTGGACTTCCTGCGTGACGTTGGTAAGCACTACCGCTTAGGCACCATGCTGGCCAAGGACACGGTGGCCCGCCGCCTGAACTCGTCCGAGGGAATCTCCTTTACCGAGTTCAGCTACCAGATCTTGCAGGGCATGGACTTCCTTGAGCTCAACCGCCGCCACGGCGTAACGCTGCAAACCGGTGGTAACGACCAGTGGGGCAACCTGCTGTCCGGTGTTGAACTGGTCCGCAAGTCCGAGCACAAGTCCGTACACGCACTAACTACTCCGCTCATTACCAAAGCCGATGGCACCAAATTTGGTAAGTCTGAGGGTGGAGCGGTGTGGTTGGACGCGGACATGATGAGCCCATACGCCTTCTACCAGTTCTGGATCAACGCGGCCGATGAAGATGTCATCGGTTGGCTCAAGACCTTTACCTTCCGTAGCCGTGAAGAAATTGACGCACTCCAGGTCTCCATGGAGGAAAAGCCATTCCTGCGTGAAGCCCAAAAGGCGCTTGCGTTTGATGTGACCGCGCTTGTGCACGGAGAAGACGCAACCAACCAGGCAATCGAGGCGGCCTCCGCTCTCTTTGGCCGTGGGGAGTTGACCGGTTTAGATCTGGCAACGCTAGACGGCGCAACCGCTGATCTGGCAAAGGTGGAGATTACCGTTGGCTCCTCAATTCTCGATGCCGTAGTTGAGTCCGAATTAGAAAAGGGACGCGGCGCGGCGCGTCGGGCAATTGCTGACGGCGGTATC
It encodes the following:
- the tyrS gene encoding tyrosine--tRNA ligase, producing MSKVLEELQWRGLVSQHTDIEALSQALEAGPVTYYCGFDPTAPSLHHGHLVQLVLLRHLQLAGHNPVALVGGATGLIGDPRMSGERVLNSKEVVADWVQRLQTQISKFLSFEGDNAAVMVNNLDWHAELSALDFLRDVGKHYRLGTMLAKDTVARRLNSSEGISFTEFSYQILQGMDFLELNRRHGVTLQTGGNDQWGNLLSGVELVRKSEHKSVHALTTPLITKADGTKFGKSEGGAVWLDADMMSPYAFYQFWINAADEDVIGWLKTFTFRSREEIDALQVSMEEKPFLREAQKALAFDVTALVHGEDATNQAIEAASALFGRGELTGLDLATLDGATADLAKVEITVGSSILDAVVESELEKGRGAARRAIADGGIYVNNEKVTGEDAVFTQDQLLAGKWAILRRGKRTLAAAYVAG